AGGGAGCCACGGGCGGGGAATGGAAGAGCGCAGGGCCTCGAGCGCAGCACCGTTGAGCGAATAATCCACCCAGCGCCCCCGCTTGGTTGCGTGGACTAAACCGGCCTCGCGCAGCACACGCAGGTGGTGGGAGAGCAGATTGGGGGCAACCTGGGGCAGGTCTTCCTGGATCTGGCAAACGCAGCGCGGGCCGCCCTCGAGCGCTTGCAGGATGCGCAGCCGGGTGGGGTCGGCGAGGGCCTGGAAACCTCGCAAGGTTATATCAATATCCGTTGAAATAAGCACAAATGCAGTGTACAGAAGGCCCCAACGCGGGTCAAGCCGACAGATGTCCTTGCAGCAGGGCCTCAGAGACCCTATGATTCAACATATATTGAATCAATGTTGGTTGATTCAATAAGGAGGCTTGGAATGAAAAAAGTGGTGATTCATATCTTTCACGCCGACGAGGGCTCGCTTGGGGCCGGGTCGCACGTCTCGGAGCGGATTCGCCAGGTGATGCAGGAGCGGGGGGTGAACCTGGAAGTCTACATCTTTGGCCCCGCCGAAAAAGCCCTCCTGAACCCCGAGTTGCAGGACTACAACACCACCGTGGACGGGCTCATCCGGGCAGGCGTGCCGGTGTACACCTGCCTGAACACTGCCAAGGCCCTAGGGGCCGAAGAAAGCCTGAGCCAACGGGGCCTGCGGCTGGCCTATGCCCGGGATAAGTTTGTGGAGTATGCCCTCGAGGGCGCGACCGTCATCAGCTTCTAGGGTTTTTAAAAGACCCCATCCGTCAACGAACCTCAACCGGACGGGTGTCTTCTCTGGAGGACATCTTTGCCCCAGGGTCATTAAGGAGGAGAATGCAAACCTACCGCGTTAAGGTTGAGCGAACCGACCCCCAGCATGTCCGGGCCTCCGTGCGGGACTTTACCCTGGAGCTGGGGGCCCGCCGGGCCGATACCGAGGCGGGCTTTAACCCCGTGGAGACCCTTTTATCGGCGGCGGGTGCCTGTTTGCTGACTGGCCTGCAGTTTGTGGCCGAGACCTCCCGGATTTCCCTGGAAGCCGCCTGGGTTGAACTCGAGGCCACCCGGCAAGACAAACCTCCCACCCTCACCCAGATTCGCTACCGCCTGTACCTTAAAAGCCCGGCCCCACCTGAACGCCTGGAGCGCCTGATCGAGCTGGCAGAGCGCAACAGTACGGTGCTGCAAACGCTGGCCCAGGCCGTGCGCCTTCAGGGCTCCTGGGAGGTGGCGCCTTGAACCTGGTGCTGGTGGTTGGCTTGCTGTTGCTAGCGGTGGTCTCGGGGATGCTGGGGCTGGGGGTGGCCTTTGCGGCGGTACCCTTTTTGTCCTTGTTCTTGCCCGACCTGGTGCACCAGGTACAACCCCTATCGCTGCTGCTCAACGGGGTCACGGCGCTGTTTGCGGTGTTCGGCTTTGCCCAAAGCGGGCACGTGGACTGGCGCAAGGCTTTGTTGCTGGGACTGGTGACCACC
This genomic stretch from Calidithermus timidus DSM 17022 harbors:
- a CDS encoding ArsR/SmtB family transcription factor, whose protein sequence is MLISTDIDITLRGFQALADPTRLRILQALEGGPRCVCQIQEDLPQVAPNLLSHHLRVLREAGLVHATKRGRWVDYSLNGAALEALRSSIPRPWLPFRPNR
- a CDS encoding OsmC family protein, whose protein sequence is MQTYRVKVERTDPQHVRASVRDFTLELGARRADTEAGFNPVETLLSAAGACLLTGLQFVAETSRISLEAAWVELEATRQDKPPTLTQIRYRLYLKSPAPPERLERLIELAERNSTVLQTLAQAVRLQGSWEVAP